In Candidatus Woesebacteria bacterium, one DNA window encodes the following:
- a CDS encoding Methionyl-tRNA formyltransferase has product MGKGRNIINTKIVFFGTPDYVVPILEALHKNFRFKDGSQIIAAVITQAPKPAGRKGELAYSAVDKWAYQKRIPVFYDMNKFLESGIESDLAILASFSLIIPQRVIDSFKKGILNIHPSLLPKFRGASPVQAAIALGKKETGVSIIKLDSLLDHGPIVCQFKEEIDENDTTETLRRRLFERSSQVLVELLPAYLEGKINLKEQDHKKATFCYEIKKDYAFIDPAILQATFKGQAFKGSNFRIQFMKNKEIKASPRNINNFIRAMNPWPCAWTEVKLQENGETKRLKIISSHLSDKNLVLDEVQLEGKNPVTWEQFKVGYPQNSLVS; this is encoded by the coding sequence ATGGGAAAAGGTAGAAATATAATTAACACCAAGATAGTCTTTTTTGGAACACCTGATTATGTTGTCCCTATCCTTGAGGCTTTACACAAAAATTTCAGATTTAAAGACGGAAGCCAGATAATAGCCGCTGTTATCACCCAAGCTCCAAAACCAGCAGGAAGAAAAGGAGAACTTGCCTATTCAGCCGTTGATAAATGGGCTTATCAGAAAAGAATTCCTGTTTTTTATGATATGAATAAGTTTCTTGAATCAGGCATTGAAAGCGACTTGGCAATTTTAGCTTCATTTAGCTTGATAATTCCCCAAAGGGTTATTGATTCCTTCAAAAAAGGAATCTTAAACATCCATCCCTCGCTTTTGCCTAAATTTAGAGGAGCATCACCAGTTCAGGCAGCAATTGCTCTTGGCAAAAAAGAAACCGGAGTCTCAATAATTAAACTTGACAGCCTTCTTGACCATGGGCCGATAGTCTGTCAGTTTAAAGAGGAGATTGATGAAAACGATACCACAGAAACTTTAAGAAGAAGACTCTTTGAAAGATCATCTCAAGTATTGGTTGAACTTTTGCCTGCCTACCTTGAAGGGAAAATTAATCTTAAAGAACAAGATCATAAAAAAGCAACATTTTGCTATGAGATAAAAAAAGACTATGCTTTCATCGACCCAGCCATCCTTCAGGCTACCTTTAAAGGCCAGGCCTTTAAAGGGAGTAATTTTAGAATTCAATTTATGAAAAATAAAGAGATCAAAGCTAGTCCAAGAAATATTAATAATTTCATTCGCGCTATGAACCCTTGGCCATGCGCTTGGACCGAGGTTAAATTGCAAGAAAATGGCGAAACTAAAAGATTGAAAATCATAAGTTCCCACTTGTCAGACAAAAATCTGGTTCTAGATGAAGTTCAGCTTGAAGGCAAAAACCCAGTAACTTGGGAGCAATTTAAGGTGGGATATCCTCAAAACTCGCTTGTGAGTTAA
- a CDS encoding S-adenosylmethionine:tRNA ribosyltransferase-isomerase: protein MKSSLFDYNLPKALIAQKPASPRDASRLLVINRKTKTISHHKFSDIANFMGENDILVFNKTKVFPARIIARKETGGKIEVLFLEEIRPKIWQVLTKPGLKKGHKIFFKDQEFTCLNQDSNQTLIKTKLKKDELFYLLQKFGKTPLPPYIKTNQKESLLRKQYQTVYAQKTGSVAAPTAGFHFTKRLIRKLKNNGVKIEFVTLHVGLGTFAPIKSENLEDHKIHSEYFEIKKEVAERLFEAKKDGKRIIAVGTTMTRAIESLDEACPEISGKTNLFIYPPFKFKMTDALITNFHLPHSTLLALVSAFVSYPQTKEKFKDFSSSLIGKAYQEAIKRGYRFYSFGDACFII, encoded by the coding sequence ATGAAATCTTCTCTTTTCGACTATAATCTCCCAAAAGCGCTAATTGCCCAAAAACCAGCCTCACCTCGTGATGCCTCAAGACTTCTTGTAATCAATAGGAAAACTAAAACCATAAGCCATCATAAATTTAGCGATATCGCCAATTTTATGGGAGAAAACGATATTCTAGTTTTCAATAAGACAAAAGTCTTCCCCGCAAGAATTATTGCTAGAAAGGAAACAGGCGGAAAAATCGAGGTCTTGTTTCTTGAAGAAATAAGACCGAAAATATGGCAAGTTTTAACAAAACCTGGACTTAAAAAAGGTCATAAAATATTTTTTAAAGACCAAGAATTCACTTGCCTCAATCAAGATAGTAATCAAACTCTAATCAAAACCAAACTCAAAAAAGATGAGCTCTTTTACCTTCTTCAAAAATTTGGCAAAACTCCCCTACCCCCTTATATTAAAACGAACCAAAAAGAATCTCTTTTAAGGAAACAATATCAGACGGTCTATGCTCAAAAAACAGGTTCGGTCGCAGCCCCAACGGCAGGATTTCACTTTACCAAAAGATTAATTAGAAAGCTTAAAAATAACGGAGTAAAGATAGAATTCGTGACTCTTCATGTTGGGCTGGGAACTTTTGCTCCTATTAAAAGCGAAAACCTAGAAGACCATAAAATCCATTCTGAATATTTTGAGATTAAAAAAGAAGTAGCAGAAAGGCTTTTTGAGGCAAAAAAGGACGGCAAAAGAATAATCGCAGTCGGCACCACCATGACGCGCGCCATTGAAAGCCTGGACGAAGCCTGTCCCGAAATTTCAGGCAAGACAAACCTTTTTATTTATCCACCCTTCAAATTTAAGATGACAGATGCTTTGATAACAAATTTTCACCTTCCCCACTCAACTCTTCTTGCCTTGGTTTCAGCATTTGTCAGCTACCCACAAACCAAAGAAAAATTTAAAGATTTTAGTTCTAGCTTAATTGGCAAAGCTTACCAAGAAGCAATAAAAAGAGGTTATCGCTTTTATTCTTTTGGAGACGCCTGCTTTATAATCTAA
- a CDS encoding membrane metalloprotease — translation MLIIYKIIAFLIAISVHEAAHAWMANRLGDPTARLQGRMTLNPLKHLDLYGTIIVPLFLILFGSPFVFGWAKPVGFDPFNLKNPRKDAGLISLSGPVANFITAVIFALVVRLASGPFSILAILLPLFYLIIVINLVLAVFNLIPIHPLDGGKILVGILPAKEAEETDKFLNQYGLIIIFMLIFLSYRGVSPLNAFLSPIINFLVNLLLPQGNLI, via the coding sequence ATGCTAATTATTTACAAGATCATTGCTTTCTTAATTGCGATCAGTGTCCACGAGGCTGCTCATGCCTGGATGGCAAACAGGCTTGGCGATCCAACCGCAAGACTTCAAGGCAGAATGACCTTAAATCCACTCAAACACTTAGATCTTTATGGAACAATCATAGTTCCCTTATTTCTCATTTTATTTGGCTCGCCTTTTGTTTTCGGTTGGGCAAAACCTGTAGGCTTTGATCCCTTTAATCTTAAAAATCCGCGAAAAGATGCCGGTTTAATATCTCTATCAGGACCAGTTGCCAACTTTATAACAGCCGTTATCTTTGCCCTTGTTGTTAGACTTGCTAGCGGTCCTTTCTCAATACTAGCTATTTTACTGCCTCTTTTTTACTTAATCATAGTCATAAATTTAGTACTAGCAGTTTTCAATCTTATTCCAATACACCCTCTTGACGGAGGAAAAATCTTAGTAGGAATTTTGCCCGCAAAAGAAGCGGAAGAAACAGACAAATTTTTAAACCAGTACGGCCTAATTATCATCTTTATGCTTATTTTTCTTTCTTATCGCGGCGTTTCACCTTTGAATGCTTTCTTGAGCCCAATCATTAATTTTCTTGTTAATTTGCTTCTACCACAAGGCAATTTGATCTAA
- a CDS encoding peptidase S8, with protein MWVLMAQIAGWVPDGSGSGNSNPTPQPSEPTPAATVAPTLAPSPTPGNVVGYIHVGDIDPSVKYVTGGWQGRFVVYVHNDSHLPVSGVTVSGSFYGAWNGSRTCVTNKSGWCALTSDRISDSTTVGMSITNLSLDGYQYDFSSNHDPDGDSNGFNASVSN; from the coding sequence ATGTGGGTATTGATGGCGCAAATCGCCGGCTGGGTCCCTGATGGTAGCGGTAGTGGAAATTCGAACCCGACACCTCAGCCGTCCGAACCTACTCCGGCTGCTACTGTTGCACCAACTCTCGCCCCTAGTCCGACTCCTGGTAACGTGGTTGGTTACATACATGTGGGAGATATCGATCCTTCGGTGAAGTATGTAACTGGTGGATGGCAGGGCAGATTTGTTGTCTACGTGCACAATGATTCCCATCTGCCAGTTAGTGGGGTGACAGTATCTGGTAGTTTCTACGGTGCTTGGAATGGATCTAGAACATGTGTTACCAATAAGTCAGGTTGGTGTGCTCTAACCTCTGACAGGATAAGCGATAGTACCACTGTGGGAATGTCTATAACTAACTTGAGTCTCGATGGATATCAATATGACTTTTCTTCAAATCATGATCCTGATGGTGATTCCAACGGGTTTAACGCCTCAGTTTCTAATTGA
- a CDS encoding Glycosyl transferase group 1, with protein sequence MKVAFIATRISGLDGVSLEIDNWGKVFSRMDHKTLFVAGQLDREGVLLPELHFQNPEVAKLYRWIVESKRSFEKVEVKVFEMAGRIEGLLRRSLGNGVLPDLLVVSNVFSLPMHFPFAVGLARFIEEYKIPTIARHHDFWWERERFLNSKCFNFFKRWFPPDLPYVKHVTINSIAQRELFERTGIKSELVWDSFDFSSDIKLDKYASHFRDDFGINPGDIVFLQATRIVPRKRLEIAIELVRRLNNPRIVLVFAGHAGDEGYLYLKKVKQLAYKAPIRCKFIGRFVNSRRRVVDLKTNNHSKRRRVYTLWDCYLNSDFVVYPTEKEGFGNQFVESVFFKKPLILTPYPVYKKDIKPLGFKAIEIDDKLKADSVKKVEDLLNNKYEVERIVSENFKLGKKYLSYDWVESKIRKILKDI encoded by the coding sequence ATGAAGGTTGCTTTTATTGCTACGAGAATTTCAGGTCTCGATGGTGTTAGTCTTGAGATTGACAATTGGGGCAAAGTATTCTCGAGGATGGATCATAAAACTCTTTTTGTGGCAGGCCAACTTGATAGGGAGGGTGTTCTTCTTCCTGAACTTCACTTTCAAAACCCCGAAGTAGCAAAGCTTTACAGATGGATAGTTGAGTCAAAGAGAAGTTTTGAGAAAGTTGAGGTTAAGGTTTTTGAGATGGCAGGAAGGATAGAAGGCCTTTTGCGTCGCTCGCTTGGAAATGGCGTTTTACCTGATCTTTTGGTGGTTTCTAATGTTTTTTCCTTGCCGATGCATTTTCCGTTTGCGGTTGGTTTGGCTAGATTCATTGAGGAATATAAAATTCCAACTATTGCCCGTCATCATGATTTTTGGTGGGAGAGAGAGCGTTTTTTGAACTCGAAATGCTTTAATTTTTTCAAGCGGTGGTTTCCACCAGACTTACCATATGTTAAACATGTAACTATTAACTCCATTGCCCAACGCGAACTTTTTGAAAGAACAGGTATAAAATCTGAACTTGTCTGGGACTCATTTGACTTCTCTTCTGATATTAAACTTGATAAATATGCTTCGCATTTTAGAGACGATTTTGGTATAAATCCTGGTGATATCGTCTTCCTACAGGCAACAAGAATTGTCCCCAGAAAGAGGTTGGAGATTGCTATTGAGCTTGTCAGAAGGTTAAACAATCCTCGAATTGTTCTTGTCTTTGCAGGGCATGCTGGGGATGAAGGCTATCTTTACTTAAAAAAGGTTAAACAATTGGCTTACAAAGCTCCTATAAGGTGCAAGTTTATAGGCAGGTTTGTGAATTCAAGGAGGAGGGTTGTTGACCTTAAAACCAACAATCATTCCAAAAGGAGGAGAGTATACACTCTTTGGGATTGTTATCTGAATTCTGATTTTGTTGTTTATCCAACAGAGAAGGAAGGTTTTGGTAATCAGTTTGTTGAATCTGTTTTCTTTAAGAAACCTCTGATACTTACACCCTATCCTGTATACAAGAAAGACATAAAACCTTTGGGTTTTAAGGCTATAGAAATAGATGACAAACTAAAAGCAGATTCGGTAAAGAAGGTTGAAGATCTTCTCAACAACAAATACGAGGTTGAGAGGATTGTGTCTGAGAATTTTAAATTGGGTAAAAAGTATCTTTCTTACGATTGGGTAGAGTCGAAAATCCGCAAAATCCTAAAGGATATCTAA
- a CDS encoding Membrane protein SypL involved in exopolysaccharide production translates to MSIFGYYSRFNGGLLPIISYTLLYFAFVNNIKKEKVIDFIKITFASSVIVCLYAILQKAGIDKNIWVQDVQNRVFSTLGQPNWLSAFIVFIFPTSLAYTFYLDKKRSQRRFFILALIYFLVLLFTKSRSGLLGFVAANILFWLISFLINKAKIKKQALLFNLSIIFITLIIGTPWTPSLKELISKNKNSTPPQAGTVLETGGTESGEIRKIVWKGAIKVFKDYPVFGTGPETFALSYFKYKPAEHNLTSEWDFVYNKAHNEYLNYLANTGILGLFSYLILILSSILMMAREIKKTKDEKEKFITLGLLSGYIGFLTTNIFGFSVAVTSFLFFIYPAIAFSFKNQAEEKEEKYYFDTKAKISLLILGFISIFIIYKLINYWLADFYYSRAKDYNRSKNYAFAQDSLNKAIKLKPQEPVYLDELAKTTLGLAISAFNKNNQNQTEELANKALDQIKEAVNLSPNNIFFRKTYSSILIQLSIIDPKLTTDAENSLLDLSQFAPTDPKVYYNLGLIYLRSNNPQKAKEVLEKSVELKSNYRDGRLALSTAYNKLGEKEKAKEELKYILEKINPNDEFAKNQLEEIK, encoded by the coding sequence ATGTCTATTTTTGGCTATTACTCCCGCTTTAACGGCGGACTTCTTCCAATTATTTCCTACACGCTCCTTTACTTTGCCTTTGTCAATAACATTAAAAAGGAAAAAGTAATTGATTTTATAAAAATCACCTTTGCCTCAAGCGTTATTGTTTGTCTTTATGCCATCCTTCAAAAAGCAGGCATTGATAAAAACATCTGGGTGCAAGATGTCCAAAATCGCGTTTTTTCAACTCTCGGCCAACCCAATTGGCTTTCCGCCTTTATTGTTTTTATCTTTCCAACAAGCCTTGCTTACACTTTTTATCTTGATAAAAAGAGATCGCAAAGAAGGTTTTTTATACTTGCCTTAATTTACTTTCTGGTTCTTCTTTTTACTAAATCGCGCTCGGGACTTTTGGGATTTGTTGCAGCAAATATTTTATTTTGGCTGATTTCTTTTCTTATCAACAAAGCTAAAATCAAAAAGCAAGCCCTTCTCTTCAATCTTTCAATTATCTTTATTACTTTAATAATTGGAACTCCATGGACTCCCAGTCTAAAAGAGCTGATTTCAAAAAATAAAAATTCTACCCCTCCTCAAGCAGGCACTGTTCTTGAAACAGGAGGAACTGAATCAGGAGAGATTAGAAAAATCGTCTGGAAAGGAGCCATTAAAGTCTTTAAAGATTATCCTGTCTTTGGCACAGGACCTGAAACATTTGCCCTTTCCTATTTCAAATACAAGCCAGCCGAACACAATCTTACATCTGAATGGGATTTTGTTTACAACAAAGCTCACAACGAATACCTAAATTATCTTGCCAATACAGGCATTTTGGGTCTTTTTAGCTATCTTATCCTTATTCTTTCATCAATTTTAATGATGGCAAGAGAAATTAAAAAAACAAAAGATGAAAAAGAAAAGTTTATAACCCTCGGCCTTCTTTCAGGATATATTGGCTTTCTTACAACCAATATCTTTGGCTTCTCGGTTGCTGTCACTAGTTTTCTATTCTTTATTTATCCGGCTATTGCCTTCTCTTTCAAAAATCAAGCCGAAGAAAAAGAAGAAAAATATTATTTTGACACTAAAGCAAAAATAAGCCTTTTAATTTTAGGTTTCATTTCTATTTTTATAATTTATAAACTCATCAACTACTGGCTGGCTGATTTTTACTATAGCCGCGCCAAAGATTACAACAGAAGCAAAAATTACGCTTTTGCTCAAGACTCTTTAAATAAAGCCATAAAACTAAAACCACAAGAGCCGGTTTATCTCGACGAACTTGCCAAAACCACTCTTGGCCTTGCAATTTCTGCCTTTAATAAAAATAACCAAAATCAAACAGAAGAGTTAGCAAACAAAGCTCTTGACCAAATTAAAGAAGCCGTTAACCTTTCGCCAAACAACATCTTTTTTAGAAAAACATACTCTTCCATATTAATACAGCTTTCAATTATTGACCCCAAACTTACCACCGACGCCGAAAATTCGCTACTTGATCTTTCTCAATTTGCTCCAACTGACCCTAAAGTTTATTATAATCTTGGCCTGATTTATCTAAGATCAAATAATCCCCAAAAAGCAAAAGAAGTGCTTGAAAAAAGCGTTGAGCTTAAAAGTAACTACCGTGACGGAAGGCTTGCTCTATCGACCGCCTACAATAAACTAGGAGAAAAAGAAAAAGCCAAAGAAGAGCTAAAATACATTCTTGAAAAAATAAACCCCAACGACGAGTTTGCCAAAAACCAGCTAGAAGAGATAAAATAG
- a CDS encoding Peptide deformylase: MIRKIVLSKDPVIRKKAKPIKKFDKKIKQLAEDLIDTLRVQKDPEGVGLAACQIGKSLAIFAFLDKDKKIRVIANPKVVETKYNKKKTKKSILEGCLSIPDYYGHVKRPSEITIKYQDLEGQEKTETFKGFQAHIIQHEIDHLNGVLFIDHLIEQKQPLYELKGSEWEKVEI; the protein is encoded by the coding sequence ATGATAAGAAAAATAGTCCTCTCAAAAGATCCTGTGATAAGAAAAAAAGCAAAGCCAATCAAAAAGTTTGATAAGAAAATCAAACAATTGGCAGAAGACTTGATCGACACTCTTCGCGTCCAAAAAGACCCTGAAGGAGTCGGACTTGCCGCCTGCCAAATTGGCAAATCCCTCGCTATTTTCGCCTTCCTTGATAAGGATAAAAAAATAAGAGTAATTGCAAACCCCAAGGTGGTTGAAACCAAATACAATAAGAAAAAAACAAAAAAATCAATCCTTGAGGGGTGTCTTTCAATCCCAGATTACTACGGGCATGTTAAAAGACCAAGTGAAATTACTATCAAATATCAAGATCTTGAAGGCCAGGAAAAAACAGAAACTTTCAAAGGCTTTCAAGCTCATATTATCCAGCACGAAATTGATCATTTGAATGGCGTTCTTTTTATTGACCACTTGATAGAACAAAAGCAACCGTTATACGAATTGAAAGGATCAGAATGGGAAAAGGTAGAAATATAA
- a CDS encoding LSU ribosomal protein L33p: MAKKGAREIVGMICKDCGSQNYTTTRNKINMEKKLEIKKYCKICKKVTLHKESTKLK, from the coding sequence ATGGCTAAAAAAGGAGCTCGAGAAATAGTTGGAATGATTTGCAAAGATTGCGGCAGTCAAAATTACACAACAACCCGCAACAAGATTAATATGGAGAAAAAGCTAGAAATCAAAAAATATTGCAAGATTTGCAAAAAAGTCACCCTTCACAAAGAAAGCACAAAATTAAAGTAA